Proteins from one Nitrospirae bacterium YQR-1 genomic window:
- a CDS encoding phosphatidylglycerophosphatase A, producing MRTALQHIATLWKIGFVPIAPGTFGTFAAFLFVIIFRPGNRLLLVITIVLLVVGTVAAHSAEKTLGKKDSGHIIIDEVVGYFVSVLYVDGTMVVYMLAFFLFRVFDIFKPPPVNYVEKTLSGGLGVMMDDVAAGLYVNVALQIATSIRF from the coding sequence ATGCGTACGGCTCTACAGCATATTGCAACACTTTGGAAGATAGGATTTGTTCCCATAGCGCCGGGGACATTTGGAACTTTCGCAGCTTTTTTGTTTGTAATTATCTTCAGGCCGGGTAATCGCCTCTTGTTAGTTATAACGATAGTGTTGCTTGTTGTGGGAACTGTGGCTGCACACTCGGCTGAGAAGACACTGGGCAAAAAGGACTCAGGTCATATTATAATAGACGAGGTGGTCGGATATTTTGTATCGGTGTTGTATGTGGACGGCACGATGGTAGTTTATATGCTTGCGTTTTTTTTGTTTCGGGTTTTCGATATTTTTAAACCGCCACCTGTAAACTATGTGGAGAAGACTTTAAGCGGCGGCCTTGGCGTGATGATGGATGACGTGGCGGCAGGGCTCTATGTTAATGTTGCGCTTCAGATAGCAACGAGTATAAGATTTTGA
- the thpR gene encoding RNA 2',3'-cyclic phosphodiesterase: MKVRAFIAINIDETVRENISSTISALTIGGVKWVSAKNLHLTLKFMGNISEDEVGKITEILSRIVPEHGCFEIGLKGIGAFPNERRPKVIWAGITDPGAVLNKLQDRIEDTLTDAGFGREERKFSPHMTIGRVRTPDGLTGFSLKIQHLKDKNFGNMVVNTVHLMKSELLPAGPVYSALKSYKLKT, from the coding sequence ATGAAAGTACGGGCATTTATAGCGATTAATATTGATGAGACGGTGCGTGAAAACATCTCATCCACCATATCGGCCTTAACTATTGGGGGCGTTAAGTGGGTAAGCGCAAAAAATCTCCATTTAACACTAAAATTCATGGGAAACATATCTGAGGATGAGGTTGGCAAAATTACAGAGATACTCAGCAGGATAGTGCCGGAGCATGGGTGTTTTGAAATCGGGCTAAAGGGAATTGGAGCATTTCCTAATGAGAGGCGGCCAAAGGTTATTTGGGCTGGAATAACTGACCCAGGGGCAGTTTTAAATAAGCTACAGGACAGGATTGAGGACACTTTGACAGATGCCGGCTTTGGGAGAGAAGAAAGAAAATTTTCACCACACATGACAATCGGGAGAGTGAGAACACCGGATGGTTTAACCGGTTTCTCTCTGAAAATACAGCATCTTAAAGATAAAAATTTCGGGAATATGGTTGTAAACACCGTACATCTTATGAAAAGCGAGTTGTTGCCGGCTGGGCCTGTGTATTCAGCTTTGAAATCATATAAACTCAAAACATAG
- a CDS encoding TIGR00282 family metallophosphoesterase: MKILFIGDVIGRPGRMLLKSILPGMVDNLRVDLVIANGENAAGGFGITEKTASELFSFGIHIITTGNHVWDKKEAVHYLGNEDRILRPLNFPPDVPGFGSIVYSFKNGLKAAVINLVGRVFMNQVDCPFRSVIPEIEKLKKETSVIIVDMHAEATSEKQAIGYYLDGKVSAVVGTHTHVQTSDEKILPHGTAYITDVGMVGPAISVIGVRVDQIVEKFLNQIPQKYEVAKGSCFFCAVLLDIDNQTGRAVSIKRLLVNE; encoded by the coding sequence GTGAAAATACTTTTTATAGGGGACGTAATAGGCCGTCCGGGCAGGATGCTTCTAAAGAGCATCCTGCCCGGTATGGTGGATAATCTGAGGGTGGATTTAGTAATTGCAAATGGTGAAAACGCTGCCGGAGGTTTTGGCATAACAGAAAAAACAGCCTCAGAGCTTTTCTCTTTCGGCATACACATAATAACCACAGGTAACCACGTGTGGGACAAAAAGGAGGCGGTGCACTACCTAGGTAATGAAGACAGGATACTGCGGCCGTTGAACTTCCCGCCGGATGTTCCAGGGTTTGGAAGCATTGTATATAGCTTTAAAAACGGCTTGAAGGCTGCTGTTATAAATCTGGTTGGACGGGTCTTTATGAATCAGGTGGATTGCCCCTTCAGAAGTGTAATACCGGAGATTGAAAAACTAAAAAAAGAAACCAGTGTAATAATAGTGGATATGCATGCGGAGGCGACCTCTGAAAAACAGGCAATAGGCTATTATCTTGATGGCAAAGTAAGTGCTGTTGTCGGAACCCATACGCATGTTCAAACCTCAGACGAGAAGATCCTCCCCCATGGCACTGCATACATTACAGACGTTGGCATGGTGGGGCCTGCTATTTCAGTGATAGGAGTACGTGTTGACCAAATAGTAGAAAAATTTCTTAATCAGATACCCCAAAAGTACGAGGTTGCAAAGGGCAGCTGCTTTTTCTGTGCGGTGCTGCTGGATATAGATAATCAGACAGGCAGGGCTGTCAGCATAAAGAGACTATTGGTAAATGAGTAA
- a CDS encoding OsmC family protein produces MEAKLTYVSGMRFVGEASSGHAIVIDGDHEHGGDDTGLRPSELLLIALGGCSAMDVISIMKKKQQKITGFEINVNGNKVQSHPKKFDKIVVEYVFKGKNLSAEAAQRAVELSMTKYCSVKATLEGGVPIEYTYKIIEE; encoded by the coding sequence ATGGAAGCAAAACTTACTTATGTCAGTGGGATGAGATTTGTTGGGGAAGCCTCAAGCGGCCACGCAATAGTGATAGACGGCGACCACGAACATGGCGGGGACGACACCGGACTCAGGCCGTCTGAGCTGTTGCTGATAGCCCTTGGCGGCTGTTCAGCCATGGATGTAATTTCAATTATGAAAAAGAAACAGCAGAAAATCACCGGTTTTGAAATAAACGTAAACGGCAATAAAGTGCAGAGCCATCCAAAGAAATTCGACAAAATAGTTGTGGAGTATGTTTTTAAGGGCAAAAATCTGTCCGCTGAGGCCGCTCAGAGAGCGGTTGAGCTCTCAATGACCAAGTACTGTTCCGTAAAGGCAACGTTGGAGGGTGGCGTACCTATAGAGTACACTTACAAAATTATTGAAGAGTAG
- the rny gene encoding ribonuclease Y produces MTNVVYIIIAIAAGSVVGALLSLLFKRALNKKHKELDQRRQEIVKEAERDIERLRKEALIEAKDIKYQTKSEAEREIKEKKFEMNQMEKRLRHKEESLDKKLDQFEKREGELLKREKEFTKKEQTIADKEKHYDKLIQLETEKLEKLSGITSEEAKQQLLKKVEEELRFDEAKLIKQIEQETKEDVEKRSRNIIGLAIQRYASDYVSDATVTAVTLPNEEMKGRIIGREGRNIRALEAATGVDFIVDDTPEAVTLSGFDPVRREIARISLERLITDGRIHPARIEEIVEKVKKEVNNAMREEGEKAVFDLGLTGVHPEFIKLLGRLKYRTSYGQNVLQHSREVAYFAGMMAGELKADVKLAKRSGLLHDIGKAVDQEIEGAHHEIGAAIAKKYGEDERVINAMLVHHGDGDPICVESALVTAADALSAARPGVRRESIENYIKRLEKLEEIAMSYAGVEKCYAIQAGREVRIIVKPDETSDDMSYLISREIAKKIESEMTYPGQIKITVIRESRFVEYAR; encoded by the coding sequence ATGACCAATGTAGTTTATATAATAATAGCCATAGCGGCAGGGTCGGTAGTGGGAGCACTGCTCTCGCTTTTATTTAAAAGAGCTTTAAACAAAAAACACAAGGAACTTGATCAAAGAAGGCAAGAGATAGTCAAAGAAGCGGAAAGAGACATTGAAAGGCTTAGAAAAGAAGCACTCATCGAGGCCAAGGACATTAAGTACCAGACAAAGTCAGAGGCGGAGCGTGAAATAAAAGAAAAGAAATTTGAAATGAACCAAATGGAAAAGCGTCTCAGACATAAGGAAGAAAGTCTCGATAAAAAACTCGACCAGTTTGAAAAACGTGAAGGTGAGCTGTTAAAACGTGAGAAAGAGTTCACGAAAAAAGAGCAAACAATAGCAGACAAGGAAAAACACTATGACAAACTGATTCAGTTGGAGACAGAGAAGCTGGAGAAGCTCTCCGGCATAACCTCAGAGGAAGCGAAACAGCAATTGCTAAAAAAAGTCGAGGAAGAGTTGCGTTTTGATGAGGCTAAACTTATAAAGCAGATAGAACAGGAGACTAAAGAAGATGTGGAAAAACGCTCCCGTAACATCATAGGTCTTGCTATTCAGAGATATGCCTCCGATTATGTAAGTGATGCCACGGTAACGGCAGTGACACTACCCAATGAGGAAATGAAAGGACGTATAATCGGCAGAGAGGGCAGAAACATCCGGGCGCTTGAGGCTGCCACAGGGGTGGATTTCATAGTTGACGACACGCCGGAGGCTGTAACCCTTTCAGGCTTTGACCCTGTGCGGCGTGAGATAGCAAGAATTTCTCTGGAACGCTTAATAACAGACGGCAGAATTCACCCTGCAAGAATAGAGGAAATTGTTGAGAAGGTCAAAAAGGAAGTAAACAATGCTATGAGGGAAGAGGGAGAGAAGGCAGTCTTTGACCTGGGGCTGACAGGGGTTCATCCTGAGTTTATAAAGCTTCTGGGGCGGCTTAAGTACAGAACCTCCTACGGGCAAAACGTGCTTCAGCACTCAAGAGAGGTTGCCTACTTTGCCGGTATGATGGCAGGGGAGCTAAAGGCTGATGTAAAGCTCGCCAAAAGGTCAGGGCTGCTTCATGATATAGGAAAGGCGGTGGATCAGGAAATTGAGGGCGCCCACCATGAGATAGGGGCGGCTATTGCTAAAAAGTACGGTGAGGACGAGCGGGTAATAAATGCGATGCTTGTCCATCACGGAGACGGTGACCCGATATGTGTGGAATCGGCACTTGTAACGGCAGCGGACGCCCTTTCTGCGGCACGTCCCGGAGTGCGGCGTGAGAGCATAGAAAACTACATAAAGCGTCTTGAAAAGCTCGAGGAAATTGCCATGTCCTATGCCGGTGTTGAAAAATGCTATGCTATACAGGCAGGCAGGGAAGTACGTATAATAGTCAAACCTGATGAAACCTCAGATGATATGTCTTATTTGATATCAAGGGAAATAGCCAAGAAAATTGAATCGGAGATGACCTATCCCGGACAGATAAAGATAACCGTAATAAGAGAGTCGCGTTTTGTAGAGTACGCACGTTAA
- a CDS encoding YeeE/YedE family protein — MEQILLRLKDTFDPSTIASVSGPTSLYGGFILGSLLGIILQKGRLCKYDVVSGMFRLQDFTFWRIGTPLLMIGMIAVFLFKDLGIIELHVPATVVLAQLFGGIIFGAGLAIAGYCPAIAAGSLGEGHLDAFATMLGIVVGSIIYAEIFDGSKLDHIVGFINLGKVTFPDIFLVFNHWFFVLGFAFMCIAFLVGISMYDEFLRASFMIVDKVSGKLKK; from the coding sequence ATGGAACAGATTCTATTAAGACTTAAAGATACTTTTGACCCCTCCACAATTGCCTCTGTCTCAGGCCCTACATCTCTGTACGGCGGGTTTATACTTGGCTCTTTACTTGGAATTATTTTGCAAAAGGGCAGGTTATGCAAGTATGACGTTGTGTCGGGAATGTTCAGGCTTCAGGATTTTACATTTTGGAGAATTGGCACTCCCCTGCTTATGATTGGCATGATTGCTGTTTTTTTGTTTAAGGACCTGGGCATTATAGAATTACATGTGCCTGCAACAGTGGTTCTTGCTCAACTTTTTGGAGGCATAATCTTTGGTGCCGGGCTTGCAATAGCCGGGTACTGTCCCGCCATTGCAGCAGGGTCCCTGGGTGAGGGGCATTTGGATGCATTTGCAACAATGCTTGGCATAGTGGTTGGTTCAATAATTTATGCAGAGATTTTTGACGGCTCGAAACTTGACCACATAGTCGGCTTCATTAACCTTGGCAAAGTGACATTCCCTGATATTTTTCTTGTGTTTAACCACTGGTTTTTTGTTTTGGGGTTTGCCTTTATGTGCATTGCGTTTCTGGTGGGAATCAGTATGTACGATGAGTTTCTAAGGGCGTCTTTTATGATTGTGGATAAGGTCTCAGGGAAGTTGAAAAAGTAA